In the genome of Bremerella sp. P1, the window AAAGCCGGATTTCGATCATTCCACTAGCGGCCGTATTAAGCCAAACCGACTCGCCTGGCTCAGCTTCTTTAGGCCCAAGAATATCCCGGGAGCCGCTGCTGACCACGATCCACTCCGGCTGACACCAACGGTAAAACGACTCGGCATGGCTGTGCTGGCTGCCGTGATGCGGGGCCATGACCACATCGCAGTCGATCGGCCGCTCGACAATCACCGCTTCGGTCCCCGGCGATTCCAAGTCGCCAGGTAGAAGAATGCGGCGTCCTTGGTATTCGATCAACAGAACGATACTGTTGGCGTTGTCGCGTCCCAGCACTCCCTTGCGAGTCGGATGGAGAATTGTCAGATCGACATCGGGATGTGCCTGCAAGCTTCTGCCTGCCGTTAAGGTGCGCAGGGGAATGCCGCGCTGGCGGATGTCGTCCAACAGCACCGAGACCAAGTTGCTGGGGATCTTCTCCATCAAGTCCGAACAGTAGATGGCCCCGACCGAGAATCGCTCGAGGATTTCCGGCAAGCCGTTGTAGTGATCGGCGTCGTCGTGAGAAATGATGACCGCATCGAGGTGCTGGATTCCTTTGCTCCATAGCACGGCCGAAAGAGACTGGCAGGCCCGCTTCGGCGAACCGAGACGCCCGCAGTCATAAAGCAGGTTACGTCCCTCAGGCAGTTCCACCAACACGCAGGTGCCATGCCCCACGCTGACGAACGTGCACACCAGATCGTCCCGGGTGCTGGATTCAATTGCCTGGACCGTCCCCCAAACAAACCCAACCGTCAGCCAAAGCGCCACCACAGCGACGCTCCAACGCATGGGAAAACGACAGGTAATCATCAGACAGCCGACGATTCCCGCTACTCCATAGAACCCAATGACCCACCACGCCGGAGGCCCGGCAGACCAAAGCATGAAACCAGCGTGCTGCTGAGTAAAGGTGACCGTTTCCTGCATCGCCCACAGAGGGCACGATACAAGCCATGCCATCCATGGCGTCGCCACCGGTACCGCCATCGACACTGCTAGAAGCAACAACATCCCAGCGAGTGCGCACCCCATGGGAAGGATGAGGATAGGCGAAAGGATAATCGTCCACGGAGAAGCCGCATGAAAGTGGAACAGGACCAACGGCAACGTCACTAGCCACACAACCAGCGACGCTACGAACATCCCGCCGAACCAGTGAACCACATGCCGCCAACACTTCACCGGCCAAGGGCGCGTGATCTCGATGAGATTTTGCAGCGGGTCGGCCTCTTTCGTCATCGTTTGATAGCCGGCAAGCCACGCCAGCGACGCGACCGCCACAAACGAAAGCTGCGTTCCGGCTTGAAAGATTTCGGTCGGATTCCAACAGAGAACCAAGACCCAGGCCGCCGCCAAGCTGTTCCAAAACATGGGGCGACGATACAGAATCATCGCCACACAGAACGCCCCAACCAGAATCGAGGCCCGCACGATTGGTGGCCGGGCGTCGACGAGAATCACGTAAGCCACCGTCATCAGCAGCAAGCAAGCCGCCGGTAACCAGGCTGGTCCTGGCAAGAATCGCAATAGCCAATAGGCAACCAGCGCCAAGATGCCTAGGTGTAAGCCTGACAACGCCAACAAGTGAACGGTACCTGTTTGGCGAAAGGCCTCGTCGGTGGCATCGGCCAAACGTTCGCGACGTCCCAGGAAGATCGTTTCGGCCAGGCCATCGAGTCCCGGTGGAATGGCCGCCGCTAACTCACCGCTGACGTAATGCCGGACGTCGCGAATCGGATCCCATAACGACCACCTGGTCGGAGCGCCGGTCTCTTGCAGACACTGCGAAAAACCACTTCGCAGAAACGTCCGCCGACGGTTTGCTCGGGCCCAGTCGGCAAAATCGAACTCGCCTGGATTCAATGCGGCTTCCGAACACGTTGCTTGGGCAAACACCAAAATCGACTGACCGGGGCGAACGTCGAGTGTATCTCCGGAGACGTAAATCTCGGTATCGCCGGAAGCGACCTCCCAGGTGGCTCCACTGCGAATCTGACGAATGCGAAAGGGCACCTTCCACTGGTTAGGCAATTCAAACTCAAACGCCGAAGCGGGCGACTTGGCAGGCAAAAATCGGGGGTAATCGAGGACCGTTCCCTGCAAGGCCACCGGCTGCTTATCGGCCGACAGACCGCGGCTTAACTCTGTCGATCGATAGAGGTTCCAGTGGCCATGATGCAGCATCCCGCCAAACGCCGCGACAGCGAGTAGCAGCGTCACACTTGCCGAGCGTTCACTTCGCCGCGACCACAACAGCCCCCACAGCACCAACAAACTGCCTAAGAGCACCAGCCAGAGGGGCATCGAAACCTGGAGGAACGCATCCCCAATCACCCCCAGCGTGATGGCGGGCGCAAGCAGGACCAGCGGACGATAGATCGTACGCTCGCGCCGTGCCGAAGAAGTCTGCGAGGATGCCAACTTGAAACGCTTGAGCCAAGGAACGATGCTGAAAGGAATAAGCCTGTTAGTATCGCACTGGTTGCCTCGGCACTCAATTTTTTCGTGCCGAGGGGCCCAAAGTTTGTTAACTTAGTGCACTCACCTCACGTCTCATCCCTTCCTCACCCCGAGCCTTCCTACCATGCTAAAACAATTACTGCTTGGCGTTTTCGTCGCCGTTTTCTCCCTGCTGACTTGCTGGCAAGATGCGTCCGCTGCCGATCGACCGAACTTGATCTTCCTGCTTACCGACGACCAGCGATGGGACGCACTCGGCTGCATGGGGAACCCGGTCATCAAGACACCCAACATCGATCGCCTGGCGGAAGAAGGGGTTGTCTTTGAGAATGCCTTCGCGACGACTGCCATCTGCGCAACCAGTCGTGCTTCGTTCATCACCGGGCAATACGCTCGTCGACATGGCATCGTTGATTTTCGTGCCGTGCTCACCCCAGAAGCGTTCTCTCAGACCTTCCCTGCCCTGCTCCGTGCCAATGGTTACCAAACGGCTTTCATCGGCAAATGGGGCGTCGGCAACCAGCTTCCCGCTGATCAGTACGACTACTGGAAAGGCTTCTCCGGCCAAGGCAAGTACTTCGTCGACGGGCGTCCACACATGACCAAGCATCTGGAAGACCAGACACTGGAGTTCCTGGATACTTGCTCGCCTGAAAAGCCCTTCTGCCTGCAAGTGAGCTTCAAAGCCGCTCACTGCCAGGACGGTCCAGGCTGGCAGTTTCAGCACGCCCCGAAGTACGCCGAGTACTACGAAGACGACACGATTGTGCCAGCGGAAACCGCTAACGACGAGCACTACCAGAAGCTTCCCAAGCAGCTGCAAGGAGGCGAATCACGCGTTCGCTGGCACCGCCGTTTCGATGGAGACGAGATGGTGCAGAAGAACATCAAGGATTACTACCGCTTGCTGACCGGCGTCGACGACTTCGTCGGTGCGATGGTTGCCAAGCTCCAGGAAAAGAAGCTGGCCGACAACACGGTCATCTTGTTCACTTCCGACCATGGTTTCTTCCTGGGCGAGCACGGCCTGTCCGGCAAGTGGCTCATGTATGAAGAATCGATTCGTATCCCGATGATCGTCTTTGACCCGCGTCTACCCAAGAACAAGCGGGGACAACGCCGTGAAGAGATGGTCCTGAACATCGATGTCGCTCCAACCCTGCTAGACCTGGCCGGCATCGAGCCATCTTCGGTGATGCAAGGACAAAGCATGAAGGGTCTCGTCGAGGGCAACCAGTCGAGTGGCTGGCGGACCGAGTTCCTCTACGAGCACCTCTTCCCCCACGCGACCATTCCTCAAAGTGAAGGAGTACGGGAAGACCGTTGGAAGTACGTGTTCTACCCCAAGAGCGAGCCTAAACTGGAACAGTTGTTCGACTTGCAGCAAGACCCGCACGAGGTCAACAACCTGGCCGATGACCCCAAGCATACCGACAAGCTGAAGGCCATGCAGGCTGAGCTCGATCAGATGCGAACCTCGCTTCAATAGCGGCACCTGTTGGCTTCCTGCCCATTCTCGTGGCAGGAAGCCCCCTGTCATGGGCCAACTTCTCGCTTTCAATTTGCCAGATGCGATACCTTCGGTACGATAAACCAGACGCAAACGTTTTGCGTTGAGAAGGGATTGTTGCGTATGGCTAGTAATTCTGACTTTGCTTTTCAGTCGCCACCCAGGTTTTCTCTCTGGGCAATGGCTTGGCTTTTAGCGTTGTGTGGCGTGGTGTTCGCCATCCTTCGCCTGGTCGGTCCTTTTGCCGCTTATATGACGGTTTTGTTTCTGATCGTCGTGCTGGTGCACCTGGGAGCTTCGTATCTCAGCCATCGACTGGGACATCAACGCAAGAGACATCGCGACCAGCAAGAGACACCACCCAGCCCGCCAACAGCACGCAGCCGCAAATGGAAGTCACCTAACCTGGCCGAGCGGACCGGGCTTTCTCCCTGGCAGATCCGCCTAGTGAGCCAAGCCACGTTGACCGGGGCGATTATTGGAGCGGTGAGCAGCACCTGGGTCCCGCCGCAGCAGTTCAACTACGCCGTGATGGGCGTCTGCCTGGTGAGCGGCGCAGCACTGACCGGTATGGGCTGCTTTGTGCTGAGCAACTTGATCGAGAATGCCTGGCGGTCGCTGGTATCAGCCCGCCAAGGCGAGTACTCGCAAGCGATCGATTAGAAATCGTCCCGATTCTAGTCCTGCGGCTTTTCAACGCGGTGAACCACCACGATGTATTCGGCCGACTGCATGATACCGCCACCGGTGATGAAGACCACGCGGTCACCTTCTTCCAGGTAGCCGTTGGAAAGTCCCCACTGGTCGATGAAGCGACGCAGCTGAATGCCGTTGTGCACGGGTGCATTGGCAATCGGAGTAACACCCCAGTACAAGCACATGCGGCGAAGTGCTGCGTCGGAGTCACTCACGCTGATCGTAGGAATCGCGTCGCGAAGCTTGGCCTTCGTTAGTGCCGTACCACCAGTTCGCGTTGCAGTGACCAATAGCTTGGCATCCAGGTGCTCGGCGGTAATCGATGCACCGGAAACAACGGCCTGAGTGATGGGGTGCACCTGAGCAACGCGATTGTCGATCTTGCGAGCCGGTCCGCGTTCGTCCATCCACATCTTTTCGGTGGCCAGCATGATGCGGTTCATCATCTTCACCACGGCCACGGGGTGAACACCCACGGCCGTTTCGCCCGAAAGCATACATGCATCAGCACCATCCAAGATGGCGTTTGCCACGTCAGTCGCTTCGGCACGGGTCGGACGGTTAGAGGTTGTCATGCTGTCGAGCATCTGCGTCGCCACGATCACCGGGCGACCGATTCGCGAGCAGGTCGAAACGATCAGCTTCTGCGAAGCAGCCACTTCGGCGACGTCGATTTCGACGCCCAAGTCACCACGAGCAACCATCACGCCGTTCGACTCGCGAACGATCTCTTCGAGGTTGTCGAGTGCTTCACGCTTTTCGATCTTGGCAATGATGAATGCACGCGATTCGTGCTGCATCAACAGGTCACGCAGGTGACGCAGATCGTCCGCTGAACGAACAAAGCTCAGGCTCACGTAGTCGAGATCGTTCTCGGCGGCCCACTTCACGTGTTCAATGTCTTGAGGGGTCAGCGCTTCAACGCTGAGCTTGGTGCCGGGAAGGTTAATCCCCTGGCGGCTGCGGATCGGACCAGCCTGAACAACTTTGCAGGTCGCGGTGTCGGCAGTCTTCTCGATCACGTTCATCATGACCGTACCGTCCGCGAGCATCACGTCGTTACCAACTTCCAACTCGTCGATCAGTGGTTCGTAGTTGCAAGTCAGGGTTTTGGGTTCGGAGCTATTTTCGCCTCGGACGAAAGTATAAATCTCGTCTTCGTGGCAATGCACGATATCTTCAGGCAAGGTGCCCAATCGAATCTTGGGACCGGAAAGGTCAGCCAGCGCGGCGATCGGGCGACCGACCTTTTCGCTGATCGCACGGATGTTACGTACGACTTCGGAGTGATCCTTCAAGTCGCCGTGGGCAAGGTTCACACGGAACACATCCACGCCGGCGAGGATCAGTTCTTCCAGCATCTCAGGGGTACGGCAAGCCGGACCAACAGTGGCCACGATTTTCGTGCGAGCACGGTTCGGAAAGATTCGAGCAGCGGACATAGCTTCGTTGCCAGTTAAATCGTGAGTGCAAGAAGTAAAGAGAACGACACGCATAAATCTAGCCCATCGTTTAGCAGATGACGATGGGGTTTTGAGAATCCTTAACCATTGCGTATGCCCATACAGCGTGGATTTTTCTCACTTTGAGGCTCATTTCATTTGAGAAACTTATATCCTTTGCGCATAAGGGGCACGGTTTCCACCTAGAGGGCCGCTTACGGGAACTGTTTTTCCTTGTTGAATACCCCGAGAAGATTGCGGGGAAAGATGAAGTCGGCCCATTTTTTGACTTTTTGTAGTACACATACGCGCAAGAGGCTATTATAAAAACCCTAACCCCATTACCTGAACCATAAGTCAGGCCCTCACCCCCTTGTGCCCATGCAAGGGGATTCGCCACTTGAATGTCTGCGGTTACGCGCAGTCTACACGGTCTACTTTTCCATCCTTTCACCTTGGGAGCTTCCGCTTTGAGTCCACGCCCTTCCGATCGACGATCCTTTCTGAAAACTTCAGCTGCAACGGCTGCTGCGGTCTCCGTTCCTTATATCTTCACCAGTCAAAGCGCCCTGGCTGACGAGCAAAAGTCGAGTGAATCGAACGACCGACCATTGGTCGGCTGCATTGGTACCGGTAGCCGCTGGAACGCCGTCGGCCCCAATGCGATGCAACTGGGTGACGTCGTTGCCGTGTGTGATGTCGACGCCAACCACGCCAATGGTGCGAAGAAGAGAGTCATGGACACCCAATCGAAAAAGGGTGTTCAGCGCGACGTCGATGTCTACGAGGACTACCAGAAGATTCTCGAGCGCAACGATATCGAAATCGTCACCATCGTGACCACCGACCATTGGCATTCCAAGATTGCCATCGAAGCGATGAAGGCCGGCAAAGACGTTTACTGCGAAAAGCCGCTGACGCTGACCATCGATGAAGGTAAGAAGATCTGTCAGGTCGCCAAGGAAACCGGTCGCGTTTTCCAGGTTGGTACGCAGCAGCGAAGTGAAATGGGCCTGCGGTTCCTCCAGGCAATCGCTTTGATTCAGGCTGGCCGCATCGGTGATGTTCAGCACGTAGCCGTCGCGATTGGTGGCTCGCCGACCAGCAACTCGATTCCAGTCGTCGATGTTCCCAATGGATTGAACTGGGAAAAGTGGCTGGGCCAGGCGCCGCTGGTCGACTATCGCTGGGCGAAAGAAGGCAACCAGACCAAGACGCGCTGCCACTACGAATTCCGCTGGTGGTATGAATACTCTGGCGGCAAGCTGACCGACTGGGGTGCTCACCACGTCGACATTGCCCAATGGGGCATCGGTCAGAGTGGCGACGGACAGGGCCCAACCTCGATTGAACCGATTTACGCCAAGCATCCGGTCGACTTCAAAGACGGTATGCCGGTTCAAGATGACCGCTACAACTGTGCGACCAACTTCCACGTCAAAGCGACCTTCGACAACGGCGTGGTGATGGACATCAAGGACTCGCACCAGGCTGAGCTGGGCTTCGGCAACGGGATCATGTTTACCGGAACCAAGGGCCGATTCCTGGTCAACCGCGGCAAGATCGCGGGTGCTCCGGTCGAAGAACTGAAAGAAAACCCGCTGCCGGAAAATGCCATCGCCGAGATTTACGGCGGCAAGATGCCTGCGGCCCGGAATGCTCACATGGCCAACTTCTTTGAGTGTGTGAAGACGCGGAAGCTGCCAATTTCCGACGTGTTTACCCACCATCGAGCCTTGACCACGTGTCACCTGTCGAACATCGCCATTCGCTTGAATCGGTCGCTGAAGTGGGATCCGAAGAGCGAGCAGATCCTGGGTGATGACCAAGCCAACGCGATGCAAACAAGGAAAGCTCGCCAAGGTTACGAAGTGACCGTATAATCACAACTCCCATCATGCACTCCCCTAGCCCCTGGTTCGTCTTGATCGGATCAGGGGCTTTTGTTTGGCATGCCAACCCGAAGATCACGCAACTTAATAACGACATAGAACGACAACGGTGACATATTGGAAGGATAAAGTCGCGGTGGTGACCGGAGCCTCGCAAGGTTTCGGAAAAGTCCTTGCTCAGCAACTCATCGACCAGGGATGCCACGTCGTGCTGGCGGCACGGGACCAGCAGAAGCTCAGCGCGGCGGCTACCCAACTCGATGCGGACGGCAAGCAAACGTTCTGCGTACCGACCGACGTAACCAACGACGATGACGTGGTACAGCTTCTGGATGAAGTCCAACAGAAGTACGGCAAACTCGACGCCTTGTTCAATATCGCCGGCGTCAGTTCGCGCGGACTTGTTTGCGATACCTCGATTGACGAGTTTCTTTGCTCGTACGATTTGAACGTCCTGTCGGCCGTTCGCTGCATTCAAGCAGCCAAACCGCTGTTGGAAGCTTCTCAGGGACACATCGTTAACATGGGCTCGTTGGCCTCAAAAAGTGCTGCCAAGTTCATGGGTCCCTATGCCACCTCCAAGTTCGCTCTGGCAGGGCTCAATCATCAGTTGCGTCTTGAAATGGCCAATGCCGGCATCCACGTGATGCTCGTTTGCCCTGGCCCCATTGCTCGCGAAGACGCCGGAACGCGCTATACCCTGCAGACAACCGACTTGCCTGATACGGCTTCAAAGCCAGGGGCTGGCGTGAAGCTCAAAACGATCGATCCTCAAACGCTTGCCGAAAGGGTCCTCAAAGGCTGTGAAAAACG includes:
- a CDS encoding ComEC/Rec2 family competence protein, yielding MASSQTSSARRERTIYRPLVLLAPAITLGVIGDAFLQVSMPLWLVLLGSLLVLWGLLWSRRSERSASVTLLLAVAAFGGMLHHGHWNLYRSTELSRGLSADKQPVALQGTVLDYPRFLPAKSPASAFEFELPNQWKVPFRIRQIRSGATWEVASGDTEIYVSGDTLDVRPGQSILVFAQATCSEAALNPGEFDFADWARANRRRTFLRSGFSQCLQETGAPTRWSLWDPIRDVRHYVSGELAAAIPPGLDGLAETIFLGRRERLADATDEAFRQTGTVHLLALSGLHLGILALVAYWLLRFLPGPAWLPAACLLLMTVAYVILVDARPPIVRASILVGAFCVAMILYRRPMFWNSLAAAWVLVLCWNPTEIFQAGTQLSFVAVASLAWLAGYQTMTKEADPLQNLIEITRPWPVKCWRHVVHWFGGMFVASLVVWLVTLPLVLFHFHAASPWTIILSPILILPMGCALAGMLLLLAVSMAVPVATPWMAWLVSCPLWAMQETVTFTQQHAGFMLWSAGPPAWWVIGFYGVAGIVGCLMITCRFPMRWSVAVVALWLTVGFVWGTVQAIESSTRDDLVCTFVSVGHGTCVLVELPEGRNLLYDCGRLGSPKRACQSLSAVLWSKGIQHLDAVIISHDDADHYNGLPEILERFSVGAIYCSDLMEKIPSNLVSVLLDDIRQRGIPLRTLTAGRSLQAHPDVDLTILHPTRKGVLGRDNANSIVLLIEYQGRRILLPGDLESPGTEAVIVERPIDCDVVMAPHHGSQHSHAESFYRWCQPEWIVVSSGSRDILGPKEAEPGESVWLNTAASGMIEIRLSADGRPAEVTSWQDGPLMVVE
- a CDS encoding sulfatase family protein, producing the protein MLKQLLLGVFVAVFSLLTCWQDASAADRPNLIFLLTDDQRWDALGCMGNPVIKTPNIDRLAEEGVVFENAFATTAICATSRASFITGQYARRHGIVDFRAVLTPEAFSQTFPALLRANGYQTAFIGKWGVGNQLPADQYDYWKGFSGQGKYFVDGRPHMTKHLEDQTLEFLDTCSPEKPFCLQVSFKAAHCQDGPGWQFQHAPKYAEYYEDDTIVPAETANDEHYQKLPKQLQGGESRVRWHRRFDGDEMVQKNIKDYYRLLTGVDDFVGAMVAKLQEKKLADNTVILFTSDHGFFLGEHGLSGKWLMYEESIRIPMIVFDPRLPKNKRGQRREEMVLNIDVAPTLLDLAGIEPSSVMQGQSMKGLVEGNQSSGWRTEFLYEHLFPHATIPQSEGVREDRWKYVFYPKSEPKLEQLFDLQQDPHEVNNLADDPKHTDKLKAMQAELDQMRTSLQ
- the pyk gene encoding pyruvate kinase encodes the protein MSAARIFPNRARTKIVATVGPACRTPEMLEELILAGVDVFRVNLAHGDLKDHSEVVRNIRAISEKVGRPIAALADLSGPKIRLGTLPEDIVHCHEDEIYTFVRGENSSEPKTLTCNYEPLIDELEVGNDVMLADGTVMMNVIEKTADTATCKVVQAGPIRSRQGINLPGTKLSVEALTPQDIEHVKWAAENDLDYVSLSFVRSADDLRHLRDLLMQHESRAFIIAKIEKREALDNLEEIVRESNGVMVARGDLGVEIDVAEVAASQKLIVSTCSRIGRPVIVATQMLDSMTTSNRPTRAEATDVANAILDGADACMLSGETAVGVHPVAVVKMMNRIMLATEKMWMDERGPARKIDNRVAQVHPITQAVVSGASITAEHLDAKLLVTATRTGGTALTKAKLRDAIPTISVSDSDAALRRMCLYWGVTPIANAPVHNGIQLRRFIDQWGLSNGYLEEGDRVVFITGGGIMQSAEYIVVVHRVEKPQD
- a CDS encoding Gfo/Idh/MocA family protein, whose product is MSPRPSDRRSFLKTSAATAAAVSVPYIFTSQSALADEQKSSESNDRPLVGCIGTGSRWNAVGPNAMQLGDVVAVCDVDANHANGAKKRVMDTQSKKGVQRDVDVYEDYQKILERNDIEIVTIVTTDHWHSKIAIEAMKAGKDVYCEKPLTLTIDEGKKICQVAKETGRVFQVGTQQRSEMGLRFLQAIALIQAGRIGDVQHVAVAIGGSPTSNSIPVVDVPNGLNWEKWLGQAPLVDYRWAKEGNQTKTRCHYEFRWWYEYSGGKLTDWGAHHVDIAQWGIGQSGDGQGPTSIEPIYAKHPVDFKDGMPVQDDRYNCATNFHVKATFDNGVVMDIKDSHQAELGFGNGIMFTGTKGRFLVNRGKIAGAPVEELKENPLPENAIAEIYGGKMPAARNAHMANFFECVKTRKLPISDVFTHHRALTTCHLSNIAIRLNRSLKWDPKSEQILGDDQANAMQTRKARQGYEVTV
- a CDS encoding SDR family NAD(P)-dependent oxidoreductase, producing the protein MTYWKDKVAVVTGASQGFGKVLAQQLIDQGCHVVLAARDQQKLSAAATQLDADGKQTFCVPTDVTNDDDVVQLLDEVQQKYGKLDALFNIAGVSSRGLVCDTSIDEFLCSYDLNVLSAVRCIQAAKPLLEASQGHIVNMGSLASKSAAKFMGPYATSKFALAGLNHQLRLEMANAGIHVMLVCPGPIAREDAGTRYTLQTTDLPDTASKPGAGVKLKTIDPQTLAERVLKGCEKRQTEIVVPGKARLLFAIAQLSGAWGDWVLRRFTSS